One genomic region from Heterodontus francisci isolate sHetFra1 chromosome 39, sHetFra1.hap1, whole genome shotgun sequence encodes:
- the LOC137352848 gene encoding probable G-protein coupled receptor 139, producing the protein MAIVVLRRGKCGLSECITQYLVAMAAVDLLVVITGVILNRVIGIYFPVSTLSITPVCRLKTVLVYASRNCSVWLTVAFTFDRYVAICCQKLKGRFCTKRMAAAIVGTVFALSCLQNIPWYFVFEPVYFINNVPMYCGIKPNFYTLTPWIAFSWTNHILTPCLAIVLILLFNLLTVRHILASSRVRRALRGSGTAGNNIDSELENRKKSIILLFAISGSFIMLWATYTAHHLYYRITTTYVYTGYNDPVFILQESGHMLLLLSCCTNTCIYVVTQKKFREDLKRAVKFPLTLIVKLVK; encoded by the coding sequence ATGGCAATTGTGGTCCTGCGCCGTGGGAAGTGCGGTCTCTCAGAATGCATCACCcagtatctggtggccatggctgcAGTGGATCTACTGGTCGTTATCACCGGTGTGATATTGAACCGTGTCATTGGCATTTACTTCCCAGTTAGCACCTTGTCCATTACTCCTGTGTGCCGTCTGAAAACAGTCCTGGTTTATGCATCCAGaaactgttctgtctggttaacagtcgctttcacctttgatcgatatgtCGCCATCTGTTGCCAGAAGCTCAAAGGGAGATTCTGCACCAAGAGAATGGCAGCTGCGATTGTAGGCACGGTGTTTGCACTGAGCTGTTTGCAAAATATCCCCTGGTACTTTGTATTTGAGCCAGTGTATTTTATTAACAACGTGCCAATGTACTGCGGCATCAAACCCAACTTCTATACTCTAACCCCGTGGATAGCATTTTCCTGGACTAATCACATTTTAACACCGTGTCTTGCAATTGTTCTAATTTTACTGTTCAACCTGTTGACAGTACGACATATATTAGCCTCCAGTAGAGTTCGACGGGCATTGAGGGGCAGCGGCACTGCTGGAAATAACATTGATTCTGAGTTGGAGAACCGAAAAAagtccatcattttactcttcgcTATATCCGGAAGTTTCATCATGTTATGGGCGACATACACCGCACATCACCTATACTACCGAATCACAACCACTTATGTCTATACAGGTTACAACGATCCTGTCTTTATCCTTCAAGAATCCGGCCATATGCTTCTCCTTTTGAGCTGCTGTacaaacacttgcatttatgtcgTGACCCAGAAGAAATTCAGGGAGGATTTGAAGAGAGCGGTGAAATTCCCACTGACACTGATAGTCAAATTGGTGAAATGA